In Levilactobacillus brevis, one DNA window encodes the following:
- a CDS encoding conserved phage C-terminal domain-containing protein, which yields MARLIKSTNNTYTNVSNKVVRDSNLSWKARGIFLYLWSQADNWKFYVSEIEKHSVVDGRESLQNGLKELENAGYLIRSVKFDEAKQIKGMEWFLSDYPSNGKPVGRESRPRENPSLRTTNNKNYQKQEILNTSKNHCAANAAPEFSWQSVIDYLNEKTGKHFKHTNTNKGLVMARQHDGFSAEDMQKVIDHQCKLWLNNKDMAQYLRPSTLFRASKFEGYLNAVPDEPKHEGREYWTGG from the coding sequence ATGGCGAGACTCATAAAGAGCACTAATAATACTTACACGAACGTAAGCAATAAAGTTGTCAGAGATTCTAACCTTAGCTGGAAAGCAAGAGGAATATTCCTTTATCTTTGGAGCCAGGCGGACAACTGGAAATTCTACGTAAGTGAAATTGAGAAGCATTCAGTTGTTGATGGACGAGAATCCTTACAAAATGGGTTGAAGGAGCTGGAAAATGCCGGATATTTAATCAGATCTGTAAAATTTGATGAAGCTAAGCAAATAAAAGGAATGGAATGGTTTTTATCCGATTATCCGTCGAACGGGAAACCCGTCGGACGGGAAAGCCGTCCAAGGGAAAACCCGTCACTAAGAACTACCAATAATAAGAATTACCAAAAACAAGAAATACTAAATACAAGTAAAAACCATTGTGCAGCTAACGCAGCACCTGAGTTTTCTTGGCAATCTGTAATTGACTATCTCAACGAAAAGACTGGCAAGCATTTCAAACACACTAACACTAACAAGGGATTAGTTATGGCACGACAGCATGATGGATTTAGCGCCGAAGATATGCAAAAAGTAATAGACCATCAATGCAAACTGTGGCTCAACAATAAAGATATGGCTCAGTATTTAAGGCCATCTACTTTATTTAGAGCTAGTAAATTTGAAGGATATTTGAATGCAGTACCTGATGAACCAAAACATGAGGGCCGCGAGTATTGGACGGGAGGTTAA
- a CDS encoding ATP-binding protein, with protein sequence MEHVTFDKRYIQRLANAHHVDLNHLPTKEELDRKTAEQATQQLKRDKMARYYSYSVWSGNIPLKFSFGNWDIAKQDNPHLAKSLGKKAFVLAKQLENKNFNVVMMGDRGVGKTSLALAMLDHLMSHGHSGMFVSTAELLRMVNDKYEDTSIRSKLINITRSMIEVDVLVLDDFGTEGGMTGNIKPVHKDLQDIMYRVSNARVDFNHNTAKGITIITTNNTKGQLKQMYEGKFIDRVYPDNPEQQLIFDGMKGVRNV encoded by the coding sequence ATGGAGCACGTTACTTTTGACAAGAGATATATTCAGCGGCTAGCCAATGCCCACCATGTTGACCTGAACCACTTGCCGACTAAAGAAGAATTAGATCGTAAGACGGCCGAACAAGCAACTCAACAATTGAAACGGGACAAAATGGCCCGGTACTATAGCTACTCGGTTTGGTCAGGAAACATACCGCTCAAATTCTCGTTTGGCAACTGGGATATTGCTAAGCAGGACAATCCACACTTAGCTAAGTCATTAGGCAAGAAGGCATTCGTGTTGGCTAAGCAATTAGAAAACAAAAACTTCAATGTGGTTATGATGGGTGATCGTGGCGTTGGTAAAACATCTTTAGCACTAGCTATGTTGGACCACCTGATGAGCCATGGCCATAGTGGCATGTTTGTATCAACTGCCGAGCTGCTAAGAATGGTCAATGACAAATATGAGGACACTTCAATTCGTTCCAAACTGATCAACATAACACGTTCGATGATTGAGGTTGATGTACTGGTACTAGATGATTTTGGCACGGAAGGCGGTATGACCGGCAACATTAAACCAGTTCATAAGGATCTTCAAGACATCATGTATCGGGTATCTAATGCTAGAGTTGATTTTAATCACAACACCGCTAAGGGTATCACCATCATTACGACCAATAATACCAAGGGACAGCTAAAACAGATGTATGAAGGCAAGTTCATTGATCGTGTATATCCAGATAACCCGGAACAACAACTGATTTTTGATGGCATGAAAGGAGTGCGTAATGTATGA